A portion of the Acidisarcina polymorpha genome contains these proteins:
- a CDS encoding protein-disulfide reductase DsbD family protein gives MRLHGKTHYIWLAQVLLALTCSAGAQAPPAKVLDSTGAVQAPHLSVQLITAKDVIHPGDSLHAGLYFKLDKGWHVYWSNAGDSGEPPAIRWTLPTGITADPMQFPTPQRLPLGPLMDYGYEGEVVFPILLHAAASLPPGALPAAAAKVNWLVCREVCIPGKAELTLPLTVAAAGNPGKDTSQALIQSYQQKLPQPLPPDAKASFAATPTGFSVVMKTGRQESSAQFFPYDQSQIDNPAKQLIKPLKDGIQLDIKKDENLKTTLSALHGLVVFPDGRSYDVQFQPGSLAAAPSSTNFAEVLRYAGLAFLGGIILNLMPCVFPVLFIKGLSLVQSSGEERVRMRAHGLVYTVGIIVSFWAVVAVLLALRAGGQQFGWGFQFQSPAFVAVIALFLFFLALSLAGMFEIGLTLTNAGSGLASRGGYAGSFFTGVLAMVVATPCTAPLMGAATGFALAQSATVTFVIFTALALGLAAPYLLLSFNPAWTRFLPRPGAWMEVLKQATAVPLFATVIWLVWVFAQSAGINALIGLLGGFLLLAISGWVLGRWPAKTPAAFVAALVGILAIVLPIYAARKYADSSASAATAKGPSTWEAFTPQLIDGYRAQGKPVLVDFTASWCLSCQVNERVVLDREDVQKRLHDSGIALVRADWTRHDETIAQTLAALGRSGVPTYVLYPGGSGDQPKILPEVLTTGIVFDALDELKLSKQAKLSTKE, from the coding sequence ATGCGGCTACACGGCAAGACACATTACATTTGGCTGGCGCAGGTTCTGCTGGCGTTGACTTGCAGCGCCGGAGCGCAGGCTCCGCCTGCGAAGGTCCTCGATAGCACCGGTGCGGTACAAGCTCCTCACCTCTCTGTCCAGTTGATCACCGCCAAAGATGTCATTCACCCCGGCGACTCCTTACATGCGGGACTGTATTTTAAGCTCGACAAAGGCTGGCATGTCTATTGGTCGAATGCCGGGGATTCGGGCGAACCGCCAGCCATCCGATGGACTCTTCCCACCGGCATCACTGCTGACCCGATGCAGTTTCCAACGCCTCAGCGGTTGCCGCTAGGTCCTTTGATGGACTACGGCTACGAAGGCGAAGTGGTCTTTCCTATCCTGCTTCACGCCGCCGCCTCGCTCCCGCCAGGCGCATTGCCCGCGGCCGCCGCGAAGGTAAACTGGCTCGTCTGCCGTGAAGTATGCATACCCGGCAAAGCGGAGCTGACGCTGCCGTTGACCGTTGCTGCTGCTGGAAATCCTGGCAAAGACACCTCGCAGGCATTAATCCAAAGCTATCAACAGAAGCTTCCCCAGCCGCTGCCGCCAGACGCCAAGGCATCTTTCGCGGCTACGCCTACTGGCTTTAGCGTTGTCATGAAAACCGGAAGGCAAGAGTCCTCTGCGCAATTCTTTCCCTACGATCAAAGCCAGATCGACAATCCTGCCAAGCAGTTGATCAAGCCGCTGAAAGATGGAATTCAGCTCGATATCAAGAAGGACGAGAATCTTAAGACGACCCTAAGCGCGCTTCATGGCCTGGTGGTCTTTCCGGATGGGCGATCTTACGATGTCCAATTTCAGCCTGGCAGCCTGGCCGCCGCGCCTTCGAGCACTAACTTTGCGGAGGTTTTAAGATACGCGGGCCTGGCCTTCCTGGGCGGCATCATCCTGAATTTAATGCCCTGTGTCTTTCCGGTGCTCTTCATCAAGGGATTGTCGCTGGTGCAATCTTCCGGCGAGGAGCGCGTCCGGATGCGCGCTCATGGACTTGTCTATACCGTCGGGATCATCGTTTCCTTCTGGGCAGTGGTGGCGGTACTGCTCGCTCTGCGGGCAGGGGGACAGCAGTTCGGATGGGGATTCCAATTTCAATCACCGGCATTTGTCGCTGTCATCGCACTTTTCCTCTTTTTCCTGGCGCTCTCACTCGCCGGCATGTTTGAGATCGGCCTGACTCTAACCAATGCCGGCTCTGGACTTGCCTCTCGCGGCGGTTACGCGGGCAGCTTCTTCACCGGCGTCCTGGCTATGGTGGTCGCTACACCCTGCACCGCACCTTTAATGGGAGCCGCGACCGGCTTCGCCCTGGCCCAATCGGCGACGGTGACATTCGTGATCTTCACTGCATTGGCCCTGGGTCTTGCCGCGCCGTACTTACTGCTGTCCTTCAATCCTGCTTGGACCCGTTTTCTTCCCCGGCCTGGCGCATGGATGGAAGTGCTCAAGCAGGCAACTGCGGTGCCCCTCTTTGCAACCGTGATTTGGCTAGTGTGGGTCTTTGCCCAATCTGCTGGGATCAACGCGCTGATCGGCCTGCTCGGCGGATTCCTCCTGCTGGCGATCTCCGGATGGGTATTGGGGCGCTGGCCCGCAAAGACGCCAGCCGCCTTCGTGGCCGCCCTGGTCGGGATACTCGCAATTGTGCTGCCCATTTACGCTGCGCGGAAGTATGCCGATTCATCGGCCAGCGCGGCTACGGCAAAAGGGCCATCGACATGGGAGGCCTTCACGCCTCAACTGATCGACGGCTACCGCGCCCAGGGCAAACCGGTCCTTGTCGACTTTACGGCGAGCTGGTGTCTCAGTTGCCAGGTCAATGAACGCGTCGTCCTTGATCGCGAAGATGTTCAGAAGCGTCTCCACGACAGCGGCATCGCTCTGGTTCGGGCCGATTGGACGCGTCATGACGAGACCATTGCGCAGACACTGGCGGCGCTGGGACGCAGTGGCGTTCCCACCTATGTTCTCTATCCGGGAGGCAGCGGGGATCAGCCGAAGATCCTGCCCGAGGTTTTGACCACAGGCATCGTCTTCGACGCATTAGACGAGCTCAAGCTAAGTAAGCAGGCGAAGCTTTCTACGAAGGAGTGA
- a CDS encoding thioredoxin family protein, translated as MRRIGLLVTVLSAFIVLSSAAYAVRIGDPAPDFTGTDSNGKSQTLSSYKGKYVVLEWSNRDCPYTRKHYASGNMQSLQKQWTAKGIVWLTILSSAPGQEGYVTASEENAQLAKVHAAPTAAILDPTGTIGHEYDAKTTPHMFVIDPSGKVIYAGAIDDHPTADVADIKLAKNYVSEALTESMAGGPVTTTYTRPYGCSVKYGE; from the coding sequence ATGCGACGTATCGGACTTCTCGTGACTGTATTGTCAGCCTTCATCGTCCTTAGCAGTGCTGCCTATGCCGTGAGAATAGGGGACCCGGCACCCGATTTTACTGGTACCGACAGTAATGGCAAGTCCCAGACACTCTCCTCCTATAAGGGGAAGTACGTCGTCCTCGAGTGGTCGAATCGTGACTGCCCTTACACTCGCAAGCACTATGCCAGTGGCAACATGCAGTCTCTCCAGAAGCAATGGACTGCGAAGGGAATCGTCTGGCTGACGATTCTCTCCTCCGCACCAGGCCAGGAGGGTTATGTGACAGCCAGCGAAGAGAACGCCCAACTCGCCAAGGTTCACGCAGCTCCCACAGCCGCCATCCTTGATCCGACGGGGACGATTGGCCATGAATACGACGCCAAAACCACGCCCCACATGTTCGTCATCGATCCGAGCGGGAAGGTGATCTATGCGGGGGCCATCGACGATCACCCGACCGCCGATGTCGCCGACATCAAGCTTGCAAAGAACTACGTCTCGGAGGCGCTTACCGAATCCATGGCCGGAGGGCCGGTCACGACGACCTATACGCGGCCATACGGTTGCTCGGTGAAGTACGGCGAGTAA
- a CDS encoding replication-associated recombination protein A, with the protein MSLFGVTPDLKPSRPPESAPLAERMRPRTLDEYAGQEHLVAPGKPLRMLIETDDPASIIFWGPPGVGKTTLAKIIAEHTRSSFIEFSAVLSGIKEIKQVMVEAEKASTFGSRTTLFVDEIHRFNKAQQDAFLPYVERGTIRLIGATTENPSFEIISALLSRCRVFTLRPLSEGQLISLLHRALEDQERGLGSLRLTADEDALAAIVSYASGDARLAYGGLEVAAKLAAAKPEARITREVAQEALQQRVLLYDKSGEEHYNLISALHKSIRNSDVDASLYWLGRMLQAGEDPMYVARRIIRMAVEDIGLAAPEALNLTLSARDAMHFLGSPEGDLALAQAVAYLALAPKSNAVYTAYGAVLADIEREPAAPVPLHLRNAPTGLMKSLDYGKGYKYAHDEEGKVAEMQCLPDNLRDRRYYQPTQEGREKLLAARMDEIRRLREKA; encoded by the coding sequence ATGAGCCTCTTCGGAGTGACGCCCGATCTGAAGCCTTCGCGACCCCCGGAGAGCGCTCCGCTTGCCGAGAGGATGCGGCCACGAACCCTTGACGAGTACGCAGGTCAGGAACATCTCGTAGCGCCGGGCAAGCCGCTTCGCATGCTGATCGAAACCGACGACCCGGCTTCCATCATCTTCTGGGGACCACCCGGCGTGGGCAAGACGACCTTGGCGAAGATCATCGCCGAACACACCCGCTCCAGCTTCATAGAGTTTTCGGCGGTACTCTCCGGAATCAAAGAGATCAAGCAGGTCATGGTCGAAGCGGAGAAGGCTTCGACTTTCGGCTCGAGGACGACGCTGTTCGTTGATGAAATTCATCGCTTCAACAAGGCCCAGCAGGACGCTTTCCTCCCCTATGTTGAGCGCGGGACGATCCGGCTCATTGGAGCGACCACCGAGAATCCATCCTTCGAAATCATCTCGGCGCTGCTCTCGCGTTGCCGTGTGTTTACGCTTCGTCCGCTGAGCGAAGGGCAGCTCATTTCTCTACTCCATCGCGCGCTCGAAGATCAGGAACGTGGCCTCGGCTCGCTCCGGCTGACGGCCGACGAGGATGCTCTCGCCGCGATCGTCTCCTATGCGAGCGGCGATGCACGCCTGGCCTACGGCGGATTAGAGGTTGCCGCGAAACTAGCGGCAGCGAAACCGGAAGCCCGCATCACGAGAGAGGTCGCGCAAGAGGCCTTGCAACAGCGAGTGCTGCTCTATGACAAGTCCGGCGAAGAGCACTACAACCTCATTTCAGCGCTTCACAAATCAATCCGGAACAGCGATGTCGATGCCTCGCTTTACTGGCTGGGGCGGATGCTGCAGGCGGGCGAAGATCCGATGTATGTCGCGCGCCGCATCATTCGCATGGCAGTCGAAGACATTGGCCTCGCGGCGCCGGAAGCCCTCAATCTGACCTTGTCTGCTCGCGATGCGATGCACTTTCTCGGCTCGCCAGAGGGCGATCTGGCTTTGGCCCAGGCCGTCGCGTATCTTGCGCTGGCGCCCAAATCGAATGCGGTTTATACCGCCTATGGCGCAGTGCTTGCGGATATTGAGCGGGAACCCGCCGCACCCGTGCCGCTCCATTTGCGCAACGCGCCGACTGGGCTGATGAAGTCGCTTGACTATGGGAAGGGCTATAAGTACGCCCATGATGAAGAGGGCAAGGTCGCCGAGATGCAGTGTCTGCCCGATAACTTGCGAGACCGGCGTTACTATCAGCCTACGCAGGAGGGCCGGGAAAAACTCCTCGCTGCCCGAATGGACGAGATTCGGCGACTTCGCGAAAAGGCGTGA
- a CDS encoding TIM-barrel domain-containing protein — translation MIRTRWLVGSLILAYAVTASAQQPTTATPIAMPPSLGEQQAQNGLPTNGQTGSVSEISESRILPNGVEIRSGRTIMRVTALRDDILRVQAAVTGGQPLTEDGSWAVLPGLREKTVAVESTSNPSTLGFRTKLLDVRIDRATARLVIADLQGNIINADALGHTTNFQNGSFRVSKTLPSDEHFFGLGDKTGPLDRREQAFSMWNTDAFGFQESTDPIYKTIPFFLSIDHGVSYGIFLDNTWRSSFDFGRSERLAYSFGSEGGPLDYYFLYGPEPKQVVEDYAYLTGAPPLPPLWSFGYQQSRYSYTPASRLREVADRLRKDKIPADVLWLDIDFQDRNRPFTVDPKTFPNMPQLLADLRAQHFHTVAITDLHVAKVPGEGYAPYDTGIAGDHFVHNPDGSVFSGVVWPGPSVFPDFTQQQSRAWWGTLYKQFVGYGFAGFWNDMNEPSVFDGPGKTMPLTTVHRIDEPGFATRTATHAEIHNLYGMQNARGTYEGVLKLNPGERPFVMTRASYSGGQRYSVTWTGDNSATWNHLRMSTSMLENLGLSGYAFAGADVGGFANSPQPALLTKWLEVAAFQPIDRDHSAKGTADHEPWVNGPEQEALVRKFINARYRLLPYLYTVAEETSRTGLPMIRPLFLEFPHANKDGHPVDLDAGGEFMFGPSLLIAPPAYPDTLDKYSLNLPGNGWYDFWTGKQLPAIPSEAELKVLFQASPDGSTMQSPAAQAAMKAINANRIQPTEEELPVYVRAGSILPMQPLVQSTEDVPQGPLQLRVYPPVGSGAACAGSIYLDDGHSFRYQQGEYLREEFTCARTADGISVKVSPQQGSFVPWWKQMEIVVYGWQQASAHASVDGQRMKAQVEATESAVRVVIPASASGVEVVLTR, via the coding sequence ATGATTCGCACGCGCTGGTTGGTTGGAAGTCTGATTCTCGCATACGCAGTGACCGCTTCGGCGCAACAGCCCACGACTGCGACACCCATCGCCATGCCCCCCTCGCTCGGCGAGCAGCAAGCACAGAATGGTCTTCCCACCAACGGCCAGACGGGCTCGGTGAGTGAGATATCAGAGTCGCGAATTCTGCCTAACGGTGTAGAGATTCGTTCTGGCCGCACAATCATGCGCGTCACCGCCTTGCGCGACGACATCTTACGCGTCCAGGCTGCCGTCACCGGCGGCCAGCCACTCACCGAGGACGGCAGCTGGGCTGTGCTTCCCGGGCTTCGAGAGAAAACAGTTGCCGTCGAGAGCACAAGCAATCCGAGCACCCTTGGCTTCCGCACCAAACTCCTCGACGTCCGCATCGATCGCGCCACCGCTCGCCTCGTCATCGCCGATCTGCAAGGCAACATCATCAACGCCGACGCGCTAGGCCACACCACCAACTTTCAGAACGGCTCCTTCCGTGTGTCGAAGACGTTGCCAAGTGACGAACACTTCTTCGGCCTCGGTGATAAGACCGGTCCTCTCGATCGCCGCGAGCAAGCCTTCTCCATGTGGAATACCGACGCTTTTGGCTTCCAGGAGTCGACCGACCCGATCTACAAGACGATTCCCTTCTTTCTCTCGATCGATCACGGTGTCAGTTATGGCATTTTTCTGGATAACACCTGGAGATCGAGCTTCGACTTTGGCCGATCGGAGAGGCTTGCCTACTCCTTTGGATCTGAAGGCGGCCCGCTTGACTATTATTTTCTTTATGGGCCAGAACCGAAGCAAGTCGTCGAAGACTATGCCTACCTGACCGGAGCTCCGCCGCTGCCGCCCCTCTGGTCATTCGGCTATCAGCAGAGCCGCTACAGCTATACTCCCGCGTCGCGTCTGCGGGAAGTTGCTGACCGGCTGCGCAAAGACAAAATCCCGGCTGATGTGTTGTGGCTCGATATAGATTTTCAGGACCGAAACCGCCCGTTCACGGTCGACCCAAAGACGTTTCCCAATATGCCGCAGCTGCTCGCCGACCTACGCGCACAGCATTTCCATACCGTTGCCATTACCGACCTTCATGTCGCCAAGGTCCCCGGGGAAGGCTATGCGCCTTACGACACCGGCATCGCGGGAGATCATTTTGTCCATAATCCCGATGGATCGGTCTTCTCTGGAGTCGTGTGGCCAGGCCCGAGCGTCTTTCCTGACTTCACCCAGCAGCAATCGCGTGCCTGGTGGGGCACGCTCTACAAACAGTTTGTCGGATACGGCTTCGCCGGATTCTGGAACGATATGAACGAGCCATCCGTATTTGATGGGCCGGGCAAGACAATGCCGCTAACGACCGTGCATCGGATCGATGAACCAGGCTTTGCCACAAGAACTGCGACCCATGCAGAAATTCATAATTTGTACGGCATGCAGAACGCCCGCGGGACCTATGAGGGCGTATTGAAACTAAATCCCGGCGAACGTCCGTTCGTGATGACTCGCGCCAGTTATTCCGGCGGTCAACGCTATTCCGTCACCTGGACCGGCGACAACTCGGCCACCTGGAACCATTTGCGGATGAGCACCTCAATGCTCGAAAATTTAGGGCTGAGCGGATATGCTTTTGCCGGCGCGGATGTGGGCGGCTTTGCCAATTCCCCGCAGCCGGCACTGCTGACGAAATGGCTTGAAGTCGCTGCCTTTCAGCCCATCGACCGCGATCACTCGGCTAAGGGCACTGCCGATCATGAACCATGGGTGAACGGGCCCGAGCAGGAAGCCTTGGTGCGCAAGTTCATCAATGCCCGCTATCGCCTGCTTCCCTACCTTTACACCGTCGCCGAGGAGACTTCTCGAACCGGCCTGCCAATGATTCGCCCTCTCTTTTTGGAATTTCCTCATGCGAACAAGGATGGCCATCCAGTCGATCTCGATGCCGGGGGAGAGTTCATGTTTGGCCCGTCGTTGCTGATCGCTCCGCCCGCTTACCCAGATACCCTCGACAAATATTCGCTCAATTTACCGGGTAACGGTTGGTACGACTTTTGGACCGGTAAGCAGCTCCCAGCCATTCCCTCCGAGGCTGAGCTCAAGGTCCTCTTCCAGGCCTCGCCAGATGGCTCGACCATGCAGTCCCCCGCTGCTCAAGCAGCCATGAAGGCGATCAACGCGAACCGCATCCAGCCGACCGAAGAAGAACTCCCGGTTTACGTCCGCGCAGGCAGTATTCTGCCGATGCAGCCGCTGGTTCAAAGCACCGAAGATGTCCCTCAAGGGCCACTGCAGCTACGCGTCTATCCCCCTGTTGGCTCAGGAGCGGCCTGTGCCGGGTCCATTTATCTCGACGATGGACACAGCTTCCGTTACCAGCAGGGCGAGTATCTGCGGGAAGAATTTACCTGCGCCAGAACGGCCGATGGAATCAGCGTGAAAGTCTCGCCCCAGCAAGGCAGCTTTGTGCCATGGTGGAAGCAGATGGAGATCGTCGTCTATGGCTGGCAGCAGGCTTCGGCCCACGCCAGCGTTGATGGTCAACGCATGAAAGCTCAAGTGGAAGCCACTGAGTCTGCCGTGCGTGTAGTGATTCCGGCGAGCGCTTCGGGCGTCGAAGTTGTGCTTACCCGGTAG
- a CDS encoding GNAT family N-acetyltransferase: MRVRKAKLPDASNIYHLVNSLSTDGTLLRRGFAEICENVRDFAVAETDDGDFLGCGALHLYGPHLAEVRSIVVDPEAQRHGAGAKLLDALIDEAEDNGVNSVCLFTRIPDFFLRHGFRIVEDRTALPDKIYKDCQSCPRLYRCDEVAMVRGEIPNVSILGPRIAAERLVQLAG, from the coding sequence ATGCGGGTGCGTAAGGCTAAACTTCCCGACGCCTCCAACATTTATCACCTGGTCAATAGCCTCTCAACGGATGGAACGCTGTTGCGGCGCGGCTTTGCAGAGATCTGCGAAAATGTTCGCGACTTCGCCGTCGCGGAGACCGATGACGGGGACTTCCTCGGCTGTGGTGCTTTGCATCTCTATGGGCCTCATCTGGCTGAGGTGCGTTCGATCGTGGTGGATCCCGAAGCGCAACGTCACGGTGCCGGCGCCAAGCTGCTCGATGCTCTGATCGATGAGGCGGAAGACAATGGAGTCAATTCTGTATGCTTGTTCACCAGAATTCCAGACTTCTTCCTACGCCATGGTTTTCGCATCGTGGAGGACCGGACCGCGCTCCCCGACAAGATCTACAAAGACTGCCAGAGCTGCCCGCGACTCTATCGCTGCGATGAGGTAGCCATGGTGCGCGGGGAGATCCCGAATGTCTCTATCCTGGGGCCGAGGATCGCCGCTGAGCGCCTCGTCCAGCTTGCCGGCTAG
- the argH gene encoding argininosuccinate lyase, with the protein MKMWSGRFREPLDPSFDHWQRSLRFDWQLLVQEVAASKAHALALCAANILTDSEASAIRQALDGILGQYHDAKTGGTGWVRDHPDAEDIHHFVELQLSARIGDLALKLHTGRSRNEQIATDLRLYSRSSIELLCEDLAAWGRALIRQARAADGAVMPAYTHLQRAEPVLVAHWLLAYVEMLLRDISRLQDCARRMDRCPLGSGAVAGATLKLDRSITARELGFAAPTANSMDATSDRDFVLEYLQVLTQIGLHASRFAEEITLYATAEFGFIELPEAFSTGSSAMPQKKNPDLTELVRAKVGRLHGAAETVTLLLKGLPLAYNKDMQETQEPVFQATAVAHQMLLVLAPFSDALRFRTERMRAACESGFLNAMAAATYLVYKGVPFRKAHEKIGNAVRYCLDKGCELGDLSLAELKEFGVEFDTDFFASITLQATLDCHDVVGGTATHRVKDALRDAAQRLAALQGGMAQTEISAEEILHAGA; encoded by the coding sequence GTGAAGATGTGGTCGGGGCGCTTTCGCGAACCACTCGATCCTTCCTTCGATCACTGGCAGCGTTCGTTGAGATTCGATTGGCAATTGCTTGTGCAGGAAGTCGCTGCCAGTAAGGCGCACGCGCTCGCCTTGTGTGCGGCCAATATCCTTACTGATTCAGAAGCATCAGCAATACGGCAGGCTCTCGACGGCATTCTCGGGCAATACCACGACGCGAAGACTGGCGGAACGGGATGGGTTCGAGACCATCCCGACGCTGAAGACATTCATCATTTCGTCGAGTTGCAGCTCAGCGCGAGGATCGGCGACCTGGCCCTCAAACTCCATACGGGACGCAGCCGCAACGAACAGATTGCCACCGATCTGCGCCTCTACAGCCGCTCAAGCATCGAGCTCCTGTGCGAAGATCTTGCTGCGTGGGGGAGGGCCCTAATCCGCCAAGCGCGCGCAGCGGACGGCGCGGTCATGCCGGCGTACACCCATTTGCAGCGGGCCGAGCCGGTTCTCGTCGCCCATTGGCTACTCGCTTATGTGGAGATGCTGTTGCGCGATATCTCCCGGCTGCAAGACTGCGCCCGGCGCATGGATCGCTGCCCCTTGGGATCGGGCGCGGTGGCCGGGGCGACGCTCAAGCTCGATCGCAGCATTACTGCTCGCGAGTTGGGTTTTGCGGCGCCGACCGCGAATAGCATGGACGCGACCAGCGATCGCGACTTCGTGCTTGAGTATCTTCAAGTACTCACTCAGATTGGCTTGCATGCGAGTCGATTTGCCGAGGAGATCACTCTTTACGCAACAGCGGAATTCGGTTTTATTGAACTGCCAGAAGCATTTTCCACGGGATCGAGCGCGATGCCGCAGAAGAAAAATCCTGATCTGACCGAATTAGTGCGCGCCAAGGTCGGCCGCCTTCACGGAGCAGCAGAGACCGTAACCCTGCTACTGAAAGGGCTCCCGCTCGCCTACAACAAGGACATGCAGGAAACCCAGGAGCCCGTCTTCCAGGCTACTGCCGTTGCCCATCAGATGCTCCTCGTACTCGCGCCCTTCAGCGACGCGCTGCGCTTCCGCACCGAACGCATGCGGGCTGCCTGCGAGAGTGGGTTTCTAAATGCAATGGCCGCGGCTACATATTTGGTTTACAAAGGAGTGCCCTTCCGCAAAGCTCACGAGAAAATCGGGAACGCAGTGCGGTATTGTCTCGATAAAGGGTGCGAGTTGGGTGATCTCTCACTCGCGGAGTTGAAAGAGTTCGGCGTGGAATTCGACACAGACTTTTTTGCCAGCATTACTCTGCAAGCAACTCTCGACTGCCACGATGTCGTCGGCGGAACTGCGACCCATCGGGTGAAGGACGCTCTCCGTGATGCGGCCCAGCGGCTAGCAGCATTGCAGGGGGGCATGGCACAGACCGAGATTTCGGCCGAGGAGATCCTTCATGCGGGTGCGTAA
- a CDS encoding argininosuccinate synthase, translating to MAKKVVLAYSGGLDTSIIIPWLNENYGMDVIAMVADVGQGEDIDAVVAKAYETGAKKVVVRDLRDEFVRDFVFPTVKAGAIYEHKYLLGTSIARPVIAKHQVEVALEEGAEAVAHGCTGKGNDQVRFEHAYQALAPELKVIAPWREWTLKSREDCLDYAEAHGIPVAASREKIHSRDRNLWHVSHEGGELEDAGNAPLATTWTMTKSPQEAPDREESVEIGFERGVPVSVDGMRLEPVQLVELLNEIAARNAVGRIDLVENRFVGIKSRGLYETPGGTLITTAHREVEALTLDREVAHYKEQVALRYAEIVYFGLWFTPLREALDAFVENTQQLVTGSVKLSLYKGNVTVAGRASEFSLYSNELSSFTMGDTYDQKDAKGFIQILGLPARTRARLLHSKKEVLK from the coding sequence ATGGCAAAGAAAGTTGTTTTGGCATACTCGGGCGGTCTGGACACTTCGATCATCATTCCCTGGCTGAATGAGAACTACGGAATGGATGTGATCGCCATGGTGGCCGATGTCGGGCAAGGCGAAGATATTGACGCAGTTGTCGCCAAGGCCTACGAAACCGGCGCCAAGAAGGTCGTGGTCCGCGATCTGCGAGATGAGTTCGTTCGTGACTTTGTCTTTCCGACGGTGAAAGCAGGCGCTATCTACGAGCACAAGTATCTGCTCGGGACCTCGATCGCGCGTCCCGTGATCGCCAAGCATCAGGTCGAGGTCGCCCTGGAAGAAGGGGCGGAGGCCGTAGCCCACGGTTGCACCGGCAAGGGGAACGACCAGGTCCGCTTCGAGCATGCCTATCAGGCTTTAGCACCAGAGCTCAAAGTGATTGCGCCATGGCGCGAGTGGACGTTGAAGTCGCGGGAAGATTGTCTGGACTATGCCGAAGCGCATGGAATTCCAGTGGCGGCGAGCCGTGAAAAGATCCACTCGCGCGACCGCAATCTCTGGCACGTGAGCCATGAGGGCGGCGAGCTTGAGGATGCCGGCAACGCTCCACTTGCCACCACCTGGACAATGACCAAGAGTCCTCAGGAGGCCCCTGACCGCGAAGAGTCGGTCGAGATCGGCTTCGAACGTGGTGTGCCTGTCTCCGTCGATGGCATGAGACTCGAGCCCGTTCAATTGGTTGAACTGCTGAACGAGATCGCCGCTCGCAACGCCGTCGGCCGCATCGATCTGGTAGAGAATCGCTTCGTCGGCATTAAGTCGCGCGGCCTTTACGAGACCCCGGGCGGCACGCTCATCACCACCGCGCATCGTGAGGTTGAGGCGCTCACCTTAGACCGGGAGGTAGCCCACTACAAGGAGCAGGTTGCGCTGCGCTACGCCGAGATCGTCTATTTCGGCCTATGGTTTACCCCCTTGCGCGAGGCGCTCGATGCTTTTGTCGAGAACACCCAGCAGCTTGTCACCGGCTCCGTGAAGCTTTCTCTTTATAAGGGAAATGTCACCGTCGCCGGGCGCGCGAGTGAGTTCTCGCTTTATTCGAATGAGCTGTCGTCCTTCACGATGGGCGACACTTACGATCAAAAGGATGCCAAGGGATTTATCCAGATCCTCGGGCTCCCGGCGCGAACTCGCGCTCGTCTCCTCCACAGCAAGAAAGAGGTACTTAAGTGA
- the argF gene encoding ornithine carbamoyltransferase translates to MAASLEGRDLCSIADFSSDELAAVLQLAHLVKARPQDFRWALDAKQLIMFFEKASLRTRVTFETAINTLGGSAIFVDQTQSPLGERESLADMARNLERWVSLLVLRTYSHETITEMAEYATVPVINALSDLEHPCQALADFLTLEERFGSVRGLNFTYVGDGNNVCHSLLLTAAQLGAHCRIATPKHYAPQGAIVARAEAIAATTGATLALMNDPIEAATGADAIYTDVCTSMGSEHEAMKRAPIFKPYQVNEALMARASADAVFMHCLPAHRNAEVTDAVLDGPQSVVFEQAENRMHAQKALLLLLAGGVTGQAFHK, encoded by the coding sequence ATGGCTGCGTCGCTTGAGGGTCGAGACCTATGCTCTATTGCGGACTTCTCTAGCGACGAGCTTGCCGCAGTGCTTCAGCTCGCGCACCTGGTCAAAGCGCGGCCGCAAGACTTCCGCTGGGCGCTCGATGCCAAGCAGTTGATCATGTTCTTCGAAAAGGCTTCGCTTCGAACCCGAGTCACTTTTGAAACCGCAATCAATACTCTCGGCGGCTCGGCAATCTTTGTCGATCAGACGCAATCGCCCCTTGGAGAGCGTGAGTCTCTCGCCGACATGGCTCGTAATCTCGAACGGTGGGTGAGTTTGCTCGTGTTGCGTACCTATTCGCACGAGACAATCACCGAGATGGCGGAATATGCCACCGTGCCGGTGATTAATGCGCTTAGCGACCTCGAGCACCCATGCCAGGCGCTCGCTGATTTTCTGACTCTCGAAGAGCGGTTCGGCAGCGTACGCGGTTTGAATTTCACCTATGTGGGTGACGGCAATAATGTGTGCCATTCACTGTTACTGACTGCTGCGCAGCTGGGCGCACATTGCCGAATTGCGACTCCGAAGCACTATGCTCCGCAGGGAGCGATTGTGGCCCGCGCGGAAGCGATCGCTGCAACAACAGGGGCAACGCTGGCTTTGATGAACGATCCTATTGAAGCAGCGACTGGCGCAGACGCCATTTACACCGATGTCTGCACCAGCATGGGATCAGAACACGAGGCGATGAAGCGCGCACCCATCTTCAAGCCTTATCAGGTGAATGAAGCGCTCATGGCAAGGGCTTCGGCTGACGCGGTCTTCATGCACTGCCTGCCGGCCCATCGCAATGCTGAAGTGACGGACGCCGTGCTCGACGGGCCGCAATCAGTAGTCTTTGAACAGGCAGAGAACCGGATGCATGCTCAGAAGGCATTACTGCTTCTGCTGGCGGGGGGCGTAACCGGTCAGGCGTTCCACAAGTAG